From Salinicola endophyticus:
CCCACCAGCAGCAGTGTGAGCAGCACCAGCGTGAGGTTGCCGGCGGCGGCGCGACGCAGCCGCCCCCTGCGCGCGGCGGCAACACTCATGATGCGGCCTCGCTGACGGCGCTGTCGCCCTCGATACCCATCACTCCGGGCATGCCCACTTCGGCGATCAGACGTCCGTCGCGGTCCACCACCGGCAGCGCGGTCACCCGGTACCACACCATGCGCGACAGCGCCTCCTTCATGCTCATCTCCGGGGTAGCGATCCACTCGGGCTTGACCCGGGTGATGGCGTCGGCGTCATCCAGCCGCGCGCCGGCCAGGGCGCTGGGGCGGCCCTCGGCGTCGACCAGCCAGGCGTGCTCGTCGAGACGCTCCAGGCCGGTCTCCGGCGCCAGCCGGGCGCGGCGCTGGTACTGGTGCACGAAGCGTCGCGACAGCAGCTTGAGGCCGAGATCGGCCTGGCCGATGAATTCGCGCACGAAGTCATCGGCGGGCTTTACCAGCATCTCGATGGGGCGGTCGTACTGCACCAGGCGGCCGCCGTTGAGCAGGGCAACGCGCGTGGCCAGGGCCAGCGCTTCGTCCATGTCATGGGTGACGAAGACGATGGTCTTGCCGGTCTGGGCGTGGACGCGCTTCATCTCCGCCTGCAGCGTCTCGCGGGTGAGCGGGTCGACCGCGCCGAACGGCTCGTCCATCAGCAGCACCTCGGGGTCGGCGGCGAGCGCCCGCGCCACGCCGACCCGCTGTGCCTGGCCGCCGGAGAGCTGGTGCGGGTACTTGTCGCGGAACTCGGCCGGGTCGAGTTGAAACAGCGTCATCAGCTCGTCGACGCGGTCATCGATGCGCGCCTTGGGCCACTTGAGCAGTTGCGGCACGGTGGCCACATTGCGCGCCACGCTCCAGTGCGGGAACAGCCCGGTGGACTGGATGGCGTAGCCGATCCGCCGCCGCAGCTGCTCAACGGGCAGTTGGGTGACGTCGTCACCGTTGATCAGGATGCGCCCCTCGCTCAGCGGGATCAGGCGGTTGATCATCTTCAGCGTGGTCGACTTGCCGCAGCCCGAGGGCCCGATCAGCACGCCGAATTCGCCGCTCTCGAGCGTCAGCGAGACGTCGTCGACCACCCGCTTGCCGGCGTAGGTCTTGGTCAGCCCTTGCAGTTCGATCATGGGGTTCCCCCGGGTCAACGGGTGCCGGGCGGGCGGCTCGCGGCCACCAGCAGTTGCAGAAGGAAATCGGCGATCACCGCCAGCACGATGGTGGGGATGGCGCCGAGCAGGACCAGGTCGATGGCGTACTGCCCCAGGCCCTGGAAGATGAAGGCGCCGAAGCCGCCGGCGCCGATCAGCGCCGCCACCACGGTGAGCCCGATCGCCTGCACGGTGACGATGCGCAGCCCAGAAAGGATCACCGGCAGCGCCAGCGGCAGCTCCACCCGCCACAGGATCTGGCGCGAGGTCATGCCCATGCCGCGGGCCGCCTCCAGCGTCGTCGCCGGTACCCCGGTGAGGCCGGCGTAAGTGTTGCGCACCACCGGCAGCAGCGAGTAGAGCACCAGCGCGATGATCGCCGGTGCCACCCCGATACCGCTGACCCCCAGCTCGCCCAGCCACGGCACCGCGCGGGCCAGCGCCGCCAGGGGCGCGATCAGCAGCCCGAACACCGCGATCGAGGGCAGCGTCTGGAACACGTTGAGCACGCTGAACAGGCCATCGCGCCAGCGCCGGCTGCGAGCCGCCACGAGCCCCAGCGGCAGCCCCAGCGCCAGCGCCGGTAGCAGCGCCCCGCCGACCAGGGCGAGATGGCGCAGGCCCTGGGCGACGAAGATGTCACGCTGATTGGCGAATTCACGCATCAACGACAGCGGGGCGAGCAGGTCGCTGGCCAGGCAGGCGCCGATCAGGCCCAGCGCCAGCAGCGCGAACAGTGCCCGCGGCAGCAGCGCCAGGCGCAGGCGCTGCAGCGCATCCACGGCGATCAGCGCTGCCGCCAACAGCAGCAGCCAGAAGGCGCCGCCTTGGGAGACCCGGGCGGCGGGGGAGGCTTCGGCTAGGGCGCGCTGGGCATAGTCGCCGAGGGCGAACAGCGCCAGCCCCAGCAACGGCAGCGTCAGCGCCAGCCCCAACCAACAGGTGGTACGCGACGCCAGCCCCCGCGCCAGCGCGGCCAGCAACAGCCCCGCCGCGATCAGGCCCAGTGCACCGAGCTGCCAGCTGGATAGCGCCTGCCACAGCATCACTGGCTGGCCCGAGACCAGCCGGTTGGGCGAGAGCGTCGCGAACGGCAGCAGCGCCACGCCCACGGCCGCGGCCAGCCATAGCGTCAGCAGTACCCGGTTGCCGATCACCCGCGGGGCGTGCTCATGCGGCATGCCGTGGTCAGTCCAGGAGGCCCTGCTGGCTCAGATAGTCGTGCGCTACCTGCTTGGCCGGCAGCCCATCCACCTGGATCTTGCCGTTGAGGCGCTGCAGGGTCTCGCGATCGAGAGATTCGAACACCGGCTCGAGCAGCTCGGCGATCTGCGGATGCGCCTCGAGCACTGCTTCGCGCACCACCGGCGCCGGGGCGTAGACCATCTGCACCCCCTTGGGGTCGTCCATCACCTTGAGCTGGGCGGCGTCGATGGCGCCATCGGTGCCGTAGACCATGGCAGCGTTGGTGCCGCTGGTGCCCTCGGCGGCGGCGCGGATGGTCGCCGCGGTATTGCCGCCGGATAGAACCAGCAGCTGATCTTCGTCGAGGGTGAAGTCATAGGCGCGCTGGAAGCTGGGCAGCGCCGCGTCGCTCTCGACGAACTCCGCCGAGGCGGCCAGCTTGACCTCGCCACCGTTGTCCACCCAGCGCCCGAAGTCGGCCATGCTGCTGAGATCGTTGGCATCGGCGACGTTCTGGCGCACGGCGATCGCCCAGGTGTTGTTGGCGGGGGCCGGGGTCAGCCACGCCAGCTGGTGCTGCTCGAGGTCCATCTTGCGGATCTTGGCGTAGCCCTCGGCAGCGTTCTTCCACGCCGGGTCGTCGGTGGTATCGGTGAAGAAAGCGCCGTTGCCGGTGTACTCGGGGTAGAGGTCGATATCGCCGGAGAGCAGCGCCTGGCGCACGATATTGGTCGGCCCCAGCTGCAGGCGGCTCTCCACCGGCAGGTTGGCGCGCTCGAGCACCTCGACGATCATGTTGCCGAGCAGCGAGCCCTCGGTATCGATCTTGGAGGCGACGCGGATCGGCGCGTCGGCGGCCTGGACGGTACCGATAGCGGCCGTGAGGGTGGCGGCGGCGAGGCCGATGGCGAGTAGCTTGCGCATGATGTCATCCCTGGCTGGGCGGCCGTGGCGGCACGCCGATATTGTCGGCGACGTTGTCGATATCGTTGTCGATGGATGCGGGGCATACCGCTCCATGTATCAGCAGAGTCTAGCGGGCCGACCGCCGAGCGACCAATCGCTGTTCTCCAGCGTCGCAGGTGCTAATCTGGAGCCGACCAAGGAGGCTTTCCCATGTACAAGGAGATGTCGATGAAGATTCCCGCCACCACCCTGCTGCTCGGCAGCCTGTTTCTGGCAGGCTGTAGCACCGCGCCGGCACCGGACGAGGCACCGCCCCCGCCGCCGATGATGGAGCCGCTGCCCGCGGATAGCTGTGGGGCGCAGGCGGTCGGCAGCATGAACGGTCAGATTCTCGACGAGACCACCCGTCGCTGGATCGAGGATCGCTCGCGTGCCGACGAGATCCGCGTGATCCAGCCGGACGAGCAGGTCACCATGGATCATCGCCCCGGGCGGCTGGATATCCGGGTCGACGACCAGCGCCGGATTCTGTCCCTCGCCTGCGGTTGAGGCAGTCGCCCAACCGAGATGTCAGGCGGTATCGGCGCTCGTGGACGAGCGGCAGCGCGCGTTCTGGCGTATGATCCGCGCCTTCACGAGACGAGATAACCCGACAAGGAACCTTCGCCATGCTGCAGGACTCCCCCCAGGTATATGGCTCGGCGACCCGCTTTCTGCACTGGGCCGTGGCCGCGCTGGTGATCGTTCAGCTCACCGGCGTGTTCCTGCACGAAGTGTGGGACGGCAACGCCTTCAGTCAGCTGATCCTGCCCTGGCACACCAGCATCGGTGTCAGCGTGCTCGCACTGATGGCGATCCGCACGCTGTGGGCGCTGTCCCAGCTCGGCCATCGCCCGTTGCATGAAGGCAGCCTGCAGCGGCTGGCGGTATGGGCGCACGTGCTGATGTATGCGCTGCTGATCATGATGCCGCTCTCCGGCGTGCTCATGACCTGGGGCTCCGGTTACGGCGTACACGCCTTCGGCAGCGTGCTGGTGCCTGGCGCCGACGTGCCCTGGGCGGCGTCGCTGGGCATGGTCCACGAGCCGATCGCCTGGTTGATCACGCTGATGATCCTGGGGCATGTGGCGATGGCGATGCATCACCATTTCGGGCGTCGCGACGATACCCTGAAGCGCATGGTCGGGCGCCCCGGCGGCCCGCAATAAGCCGCTTCATCTGCCAATAGCCTGACTCTTCCGCTGCTGTCGAAGGCGCTGCGTGCGCCCTCGACGGCGGCCCTTCGCCCCCTCTCCCGTGGTAGCGATCTTGCCGACCTGGGCTGGTGGCGTACCTAGCGCTGCTCGCCGGCAGCCTGGCGTGCGGCGTCGCGCTCGCGGATGGTGCGCTCCGGGTCCATCTCGAGTTTCCAGCGCTGCACCGCGACCTGCTGCTTGAGCAGCTCGAGCACGTCGATCAGCACCTGCTGGGTGACCTGATCGGTGGTCTTGTCGACGCGTAGCCAGGCGTCGATACCGCTGCCGACCAGATCGGCCAGCAGCGAGTGGAAGTGCGGCGAGCGCAGGCCGTCGATCGCCTCGTGGACTACCCGGTTGGCGATATCGTCGAGGCTGCGTTCGAGCCCCTCGGCCACGGCATCGCCCATGGGCAGACGCTTGAGCCGACGCAGTTCGGCATTCTCTTCCAGGGTGCGCGCGACCAGCGCCGAGACGTAGCGGTGGACCTGACGATGGTTCTCGGCGTAGCTCTTGTCGATGGTACGCTCCAGGCGTGCCGCTATCTCGCTCACCAGGGCCGCCTTGCGTGGCTGGATCACCTCCTCGGAGACGCGCCGGGTGAGGTGTTCGCTCTGGGCGATCTCGTGCTGGATATCCCCCAGCAACTTGATCGCCACGCGGTCGGAGAGCTCCTCCATCACCACCCCATAGTAGGTGCGATAGAAGCGGTAGAGCGGCCAGCGGGTCACGTCGACCACCCCCAGCCGCTGTAGCCGGATCAGCAGCGAGACCACGCGCAGCACGCGCAGCAGGCGGAAACCGGCGAGCGGGATACAGCCGAGCACGTCGTACCAGTGCACGAAGGGGTAGAAGAACCAGCGTGCGTAGCGCCGCTGGGCGATGGCGATGGCCCAGCCCAGCAGCACGTCGAGGATGAAAATCGCCACGAAGCACAGATCGATACGGAAGAAGTGCTCGCGCACATTGACCTGATAGGCGTGGTGGAGCCCCGGGGCCAGCGCTTCGAAGGCTTCGTTGAGCGGCGGGATCAGATAGAGACTATCGAATAGCAAAAGGGCCAGGTTGATCGCCACCAGCACCACCACGGCGATGTCCCAGGCCAGCAGCAGGCGTTCGCTGAAGCGGCTGATCGGGCGCTTGGTGGGTGCGGCGTGGGGCGCGCTTGCGGGCATCGGACTTCCTTGTCGGTGCCGCCGTCGGGGCTCACACGTCGTGGTGGCCCTGGCGGTAGGCGGTCATGGCGTTGCGCTCTTCTTCGGCTTCCTGCTTGCGCAGCTTCTTGCGCATCGCGGCCTTCTCGAAGCGTAGCTTCTGCAACGGGGTCTTCAACGCCAGCGGTGGCACCTCGACCGGATGCCCCGCGCTGTCCACCGCCACCATGGTCAGGTAGCAGCTATTGGTGTGGCGGATCACGCGCTCCTGAATCGATTCGGCCAGCACCTTGATGCCGATCTCCATCGACGAGCGGCCGACATGGTTGACCATGGCGAGAAAGGTGACCAGCTCGCCGACATGGATCGGCTGCTTGAACAGCACCTGATCCACCGACAGCGTCACCACGTAGCTACCGGAGTAGCGGCTGGCGCAGGCGTAGGCGACTTCGTCGAGCTTCTTGAGGATCGCCCCGCCATGCACCTTGCCACTGAAGTTGGCCATGTCGGGGGTCATCAGCACGGTCATCGACAGCTCGTGCTGTCGCGGAAAATCGTCGGGCGTCACGGTGTCCTCGGCGTTGTCTGACCCAGTATTGTCGTGGGCCAGATGTACCACAGATCGGGCGTGACTGCCCGTACTGCCGAGCGCAGTCCTTTTCGAACGGGGTCTAGAAGAAGGTCAGACCCAACCCGATGATCACCCCGGTCACCACCAGCTGGATCAGGCAGAAGCCCATGATGTCCTTGGCGTTGAGCCCGGCGATGGCGAGCACCGGCAGGGCCCAGAACGGCTGCAGCAGGTTGGTCCAGGCGTCGCCCCAGGCCACGCCCATCGCCACCCGCGCCACGTCGGCGCCCAGCGCCTGGGCCGCGGGCAGCATCACTGGCGCCTGCACCGCCCACTGGCCACCGCCGGAGGGCACGAACAGGTTGACCACGCCGGCGCTGATGAACGACCAGAAGGGCAGGGTGTCGGCGCTGGCGATGGCGACGAACAGCTCGGAGAGCGACTGCGCCAGCCCCGAGCCCATCATGATGCCCATGATGCCGGCATAGAAGGGGAACTGGATGACGATGCCGGCACCGCCCTTGATCGCCTCCTGGAGACTCATCAGCAGGCTGCGCGGGGTGCGGTGCAGCACGATCGCCAGCGACAGGAACAGGAAATTGACGCTGTTGAGGTTGAGCCCGCCGCCGGCGAAGACGAAGTAGTGGAAGAGGTAGGCCAGCCCCGGAATACCCACCAGCCACGACAGCAAAGTGCTGTTCTCGAGCCGGTCGGCAGGGCGCGTGGTGTCCGTCGGCCGCGCGCTGTCGGGCTCGGCGAGCTGGGACGGCTCGACATAGACGCTCTCTTGCTCGTCCGGCAGCATCCAGCGGTTGATCAGCGGCATGACCACGAACAGGATCCCGACGATCAGCAGGTTGTAGAGCGAGAAGATCGTCTGCGAGGTGGGGATGATACCGATCTGGGCCTCGCTGAAGTGGCCCGGGGTGGCGATGGTGAGCGGAATCGAGCCCGCCAGGCCGCCGTGCCAGACGACGAAGCCGGAGTAGGCGCTGGCGATCAGCAGGCGGTAGTCGACCCGTATCCGGCGCGCCAGCGCCTTGGCGAACAGCGCCCCGATCACCAGCCCGAAGCCCCAGTTGATCCAGCTCGCGGCAAGCGACACCAGGGTCACCAGCACGATCGCACCGCCGGGGGAGCGGGCCAGGCCGGCGAGGGCGTCGAGCAGGCGCTTGACCGGTGGTGAGCTCGCCAGCATGAAGCCGGTGACCAGCACCAGCAGCATCTGCATCGAGAACGCCAGCAGCCCCCAGAAGCCGTCGCCCCAGTAGCGCATCACCGCCAGCGGTGACTGCTGCTCGAACAGCATCGCCGCCAGCGCGGCGACCAGCGTCAGCAGCAGTACGAAGATATAGGGATCGGGCAGGTAGCGCTCGACCAGTTTGACCGCGGGGCGGGAGAGTTTCTGCAGCATGGTGGCGGGGCTCGCTGTTGTTTTAAGCGCAGCCTAGCGCATTCTCCCTGTCGCGATTAGTCAACCTTGGTCGACGGCTAGCTGACTGATTCCTCGGCACTTTCTGCGCTCTTGGGATTTCCGGCGACGGCGCACCAGCGTGTGCGCCGGTAGTGCACATAGCAGGCGCCGAGGGTGGCCGAGCGCACCAGCGTGAACACCAGGAACGCAAACCACAGGCCATGGTTGCCGAAGCCCTGGGTCAGCCACCACGTCGGCAGGTAGACGGCCAGTCCCAGCCATACCGAGTTGCGCATGGCACGGCTCTCGGTGGCGCCGATGAAGACCCCGTCGAGCAGATAGCTCCACACCGCCAGCAACGGCATGGCGATCATCCACGGCAGGAAGTCGCTGGCGGTGGCGCGTACCTCCGGCAGGTCGGTGAGCTGCGCGACCAGCCAGTCGCCGCCGAGGGCGAACAGCGCCATCGCCGCCCCCGCCACCAGCAGCGAGAGCTTGCCCGCGGCGCGCACTGCGTCGCCGAAGTCATCCCAGGCGCGCCGGCCCACCGAGCGGCCGGTGAGTGCCTCGGCGGCGTTGGCGAAGCCGTCCAGGGCGAAGGAGGTGAGCATGATGAACTGCAACAGCACCGCGTTCGCCGCCAGGGTGGTATCGCCGAAGTTGGCCCCCTGAGCGGTGAAGAACGCCTGCGCGAACAACAGCCCCAGGGTGCGCACGAAGAGGTGCTGGTTGACCCGGATCAGCGCGGCGTAGTGTGCCCACACCCGCAGCGCCTGGCGCGACAGCGAGCCGCCGAGCTGGCGGCAGTGCACCGCGACCCGCCACAGGCCGAACGCCAGGGCGGCGTAGTCGGCGAGCAGCGAGGCCCAGGCGACGCCATCGCTGGCCAGCCCGAAGCCGACCACGAACAGCAGATCGAGCACGATGTTGACGCCGTTGGTCAGCAGCAGTATCGCCAGAGTGATACGCGTCTTCTGCTGGCCGATGAACCAGCCCAGGATGGCGTAGTTGGCGAGCACCGCCGGGGCCGAGAAGATGCGGATATGGGCGTAGTCGGCGGCCAGCTGCATGGCCGCCTCGCTGCCGTCGAGCAGCCACAGCCCGCCGGCGATCAGCGGACGCGAGAAGAGGATCAGCGCCACCCCGATCACCGTCGCCATCACCAGCGACTGGGCCAGCAGCAGACGCACGTCGCTGTCGTTCTCGCGGCCCACCGCCTGCGAGGTCAGGCCGGTGGTACCCATGCGCAGGAAGCCGAAGCCCCAGTAGAGGAAACTGAACAGCGTGGCGCCGAGGGTCACCGCGGCGAGATAGCGCGAATCCGGCAGATGGCCGACCACGGCGGTATCTACCAGCCCCAGCAGGGGCACGGTGATATTGGAGAGAATGATCGGCCACGCCAGCGTCCAGACGTGACGGGTGGAGTAGCGGGGGGTGTCCTGGCTGGCCACGGTATTCCTTACAGGCGGGGAAGACGAGTGCGCTGGTGCAGCAGCCACCGCGACCCGCTCAGGCGGCGGTGATGATCTCGTACTTCTCCATCAACTGCTCACGCGTCTCCGGGCGCTCGGGGTCGAGTGGAATGCAGTCGACCGGGCACACCTGCTGGCACTGGGGCTCGTCGAAGTGGCCGACGCACTCGGTGCAGCGCGCGGGGTCGATGACGTATATCTCTTCGCCGGGCGAGATGGCGTCGTTGGGACACTCCGGCTCGCAGACGTCACAGTTGATGCATTCGTCGGTGATCATCAGGGCCATGTGGCTCTCCTCGCGGCGCTCAGGCGCCGTCAGTCGCGAAGCGCCGGCGGAGTGCGTCGACCACGCACGGCGATACGTGTTGGGAAACGTCCCCGCCGAGGCGCGCGATCTCGCGTACCAGGGTCGAGGAGAGATAGGAGTTCTGGATCTCCGGGGTCAGAAACAGCGTCTCCACGTCCGGCGACTGGGCACGGTTCATGTTGGCCAGCTGCAGCTCGTACTCGAAATCCGTGGCGCCGCGCACCCCGCGCAGCAGAATGCGCGCGTCGAGCCGGGCCAGCAGCTCGGTGAGCAGGCCATCGAAACCCACCACCTCGACATTGGGCCAGTCCGCGGCCACCTCACGCGCCAGCGCCTCGCGCTCGGCCAGCGCCAGCGCCGGCTGCTTGCGCGGGCTGGCGGCGACCGCGATCACCACCTTGTCGAAGATCCGCGCGGCGCGCTGGATCAGATCACGATGGCCGTTGGTGATGGGGTCGAAGGTGCCGGGATAGACCACGGTGTTCATGCGCTCACTCTCCTGGCGGTTGCCGCCTTATCGCTCGCTTGCGTCACTCGAGCGAGCCGAAGGGGTTGTCGGCCTTGAGCGATACCGGCTGGGCATAGCCGGGGATGTGGATGGCCTCGGCCCCCACTTCCAGCTCGGGGCCCTCGAGCACGCCCTCGCCGAAGCGATAGATCACCTCGAAGCGGCCGCTGTCGGCGGCTTCGCGATACTGCTCCGAGGCGGCCAGCGCCTGCTCGCGGCGCCCGCGCCAGGCGTCCACTGCGCGCTGGCCGTGACGCTTGACCAGCAGACGCTCGGTCACTGCCGGCGAGAGTAGCAGTCCGGTGGCATTGTTGCCGCCGAAACCCTTGGCGTTGATGAAGCTGGCGTCGGCCTCGAACGCCAGCGGCTCGCGGAAGAAGCGCAGGCGCTCGGCGAAGACGTCGTCGGCCACCGCATCCAGGGTCGGAATACCCGGGATGTAGCCGTGGGCGAACGTCCCCAGAGCACTGGCGATCTGGTCCCCCGCGGCGCTGCCCTGGGAGTGGCCGATGAACGCCTTTATCGCCGCCACCGGCCAGTTCTCGATGCCGTTGGCGCGCGCCACCTGGTCGAAGATGTGCGACTCGGTGGTGCGGTTCTTGGGTGTGCTGGTGCCGTGGGCGTGCAGATAGGTGCGCTGGCGCACGCTGTCGTCGCCGAGAATCGAGCGCGCCAGGGCGACCGACTTGCCCAGGGTGATGTAGTTGCCGATGCCCGGGGCCGAGATCGAACGCTTCCAGCCGTCGGCATTGACGTGGACTTCCGGCACCGCGCCGAGGATCTGGGCGCCGGTCTCCAGCGCCAGCGAGTCGTCCATCAGCAGCACGAACTGCGACGCCTCGGCGATGGTGAAGCCGCAGTTGCGCGCGAACGGCCGGCAGGCGCGCTGGTAGTCGGCGTCGGTGAGCAGCTCCAGCGCATCCAGCGCCATCAGGCTCTGGTCGTCGGCCAGCGCGCTCATGGCGCGGAAGCCCTCGATGATCTCGGGGGTCACCGGGGCGTCGCTGGTGCCGACCATCACCATGCGGCGGCGGCCCTGGCGGATATCCTCGACCCCGAGACGCAGGTTATAGAGGAAGGTCGCGCAGGCGCCCTGGATCGCACCGGTGGCGCCCACGCTACCGAGCACGTAGGCGTTGAGGAAGTCGGCCGGCATCTGGCCGTAGCCCAGCGGCATCTGCTTCGAGGTGGTACGGCTGCCGGTGACGAAGCTCTTGAGCATGCCGCCCCAGCCGGCGTCGTCGAGCTGGCCGATGGAGTTGCCGGCGTAGACCGCGATGGCATCGGGGTCGAGCTGGCCGCGCACGCGCTCCCAGTCGAGACCGCTCTGGCCGAGACAGTCGCTGACGCCGAAGATCGCCATCGACAGCCCGCGCGGATGGTGCACGCTGCGATAGAAGGTATCCGGGGCAAAGCCCAGCGGTAGCTGGCCGGCGGCGCGCACGGCGGCCTGGCGGCGCTCCGGCAGCAGCGCCTGCAGCGCCCCCGCGGGCACCGCGACCTCGACCGTGTGACGGTCGATCTCGCGCACTTCCCAGCCCGCCGGCAGCGGCTGCGGTAGCTGCCGGCGCGAGGTGGTGAAGCGCACCGGCTCGGCGAAGGTCATCGCCAGTTCGCGGTTGCCGGGGATACCCGCGGCGCCGAAGGCATCGTCCTCGATGCGGCGGATCAGGGTGTGGGCGAGGATGTGCTCGCGATAGCGGGCGACGATCTGGGAGGCGTCGAGGGCTTCACCCTCGGCGCTCTCCCAGCCGCCGTCCGCGCTGCGGGTGACCAGGCGCATGAGTGCGGCCAGGGCCACCAGGGTCTGGGTCTGTGCCGTCTCTGGCAGGGCTTCGAGAATCGTGCGGCGGTAGGCGTGGTGCCCGGAGGTCCTTCCCGCGGCATTGACGCCGCCCATGCCGACGATCACCGGTAAATGTGACAAGCCACGTCCCTCGTGAGCGTTGGGGGCAATCGGGCTCTTCGAGACAGGGAGTGACGCAGCGACGAGAAAGGGCGTCTCCCGACAGGGCGCGTGCCGATTGCGGGAATCGACGAAACACGGTGAACCGCGCCTGCCTTCGAAGGGCGTATTGCCAAGATTGGCTGAATGTGGGCTGGGATGATACACCCGCGCGTGCGTGTCGTCATGCCGCGCCGCGGCCACCACGGTGAGGGGGCGGTTAGCGTGGCGAGATCGCAGGCTTTAGGGCTGTTAGACTGGCAGGTCTTTCCGAGCGTCAGTGTTTCTGCCATGCAATCGTCTTCGCGCGCCATCGTCAGCAATCAGAGTGGACCCCATCGCGACCTCGCGCGTCGCGTCGCGCGTGCCCGCGCCAGCGTCTGGCAGCGCCCGCCGGCCCAGCACACCCGCGACGCCTTCGAACGCGCCGCGGTCTGGCTCGCTGCCACTGGCAAGCCGCTGCTCCTCGATGCCGGCTGCGGCGTGGGGCTCTCCACCCGGCGCCTGGCGCTGACCCACCCCGACCACGCGGTGATCGGCGTCGACCGCAGCGAGCAGCGTCTCTCCCGCGATCATGGCGAGCTGCCGGCCAATGCGCTGCTGGTACGCGCCGACCTGGTCGACTTCTGGCGCCTGGCCCAAGAGACCGGCTGGCGCCCGGCGCGCCACTACCTGCTCTATCCCAACCCCTATCCCAAGAGCGCCCAGCTCAAGAAGCGCTGGCACGGCCATCCGGTCTTTCCCACCCTGGTCGCGCTGGGCGGGAGCCTGGAGCTGCGCTCCAACTGGGCGATCTACGTCGAGGAGTTCGCGCTGGCGGTAGAGACGCTGTGCGACCGGCGCGGTGAGTGGGGCGCGTTCAACCCCGGGGAGACGTTCCTGACCCCGTTCGAGCGCAAGTATGCCGAGAGTGGCCAGACGCTGTGGCGCTACGCGGTCGATCTCGACTAGTCTCGGTGCATCGGTTTTGACTGATGCTTCACCTCCTTTTTCTTTCACTCAGTGCGGACGTTCTCATCATGCGGCAAGCGTTGTATCGCGGTTTTCTGGCGTCATGTCTGGTCTCGCTCTCCACGCTCTCCCTGGCCGCACAGGCGGCGGGTTTCGACCATGTCGCCCAGCTCGCCGACAAGGGCTTTGCGATCAGCGCCCAGGCGCGTCTGCTGGGCAGTGGCGAGGTGCTCGGGGCGCTCGACCCCGACCGGGCGCTGTCGCCGGCGTCGGTGACCAAGCTCTACACCGCGGCCGCAGCGCTCGACCGCTGGGGCCCGCAGCACCGCTTCACCACCCGTTTCGTCTCGGTCGGCAGCGTCGACCCCAGCGGCACCCTGCATGGTGACCTGGTACTCGAGGGCGGCGGCGATCCGGCGCTCACCTCCGAGGAGCTGTGGCGGCTGATCCAGAAGCTGCGCGAGAGCGGCGTCAAGCGGGTCGACGGCCAGTTGGTGATCAGCCAGTGGCGCTTCGGGCCGGTGCGTTGCACCACCACCGACCGCTGCGAGACGCGCACCCGGGGCTCCAATGCCTACAGCGCGCTGCTGTCGTCGGCGGCGATCAACTACGGTAGCTGG
This genomic window contains:
- a CDS encoding short-chain fatty acid transporter, whose translation is MLQKLSRPAVKLVERYLPDPYIFVLLLTLVAALAAMLFEQQSPLAVMRYWGDGFWGLLAFSMQMLLVLVTGFMLASSPPVKRLLDALAGLARSPGGAIVLVTLVSLAASWINWGFGLVIGALFAKALARRIRVDYRLLIASAYSGFVVWHGGLAGSIPLTIATPGHFSEAQIGIIPTSQTIFSLYNLLIVGILFVVMPLINRWMLPDEQESVYVEPSQLAEPDSARPTDTTRPADRLENSTLLSWLVGIPGLAYLFHYFVFAGGGLNLNSVNFLFLSLAIVLHRTPRSLLMSLQEAIKGGAGIVIQFPFYAGIMGIMMGSGLAQSLSELFVAIASADTLPFWSFISAGVVNLFVPSGGGQWAVQAPVMLPAAQALGADVARVAMGVAWGDAWTNLLQPFWALPVLAIAGLNAKDIMGFCLIQLVVTGVIIGLGLTFF
- a CDS encoding MATE family efflux transporter, coding for MASQDTPRYSTRHVWTLAWPIILSNITVPLLGLVDTAVVGHLPDSRYLAAVTLGATLFSFLYWGFGFLRMGTTGLTSQAVGRENDSDVRLLLAQSLVMATVIGVALILFSRPLIAGGLWLLDGSEAAMQLAADYAHIRIFSAPAVLANYAILGWFIGQQKTRITLAILLLTNGVNIVLDLLFVVGFGLASDGVAWASLLADYAALAFGLWRVAVHCRQLGGSLSRQALRVWAHYAALIRVNQHLFVRTLGLLFAQAFFTAQGANFGDTTLAANAVLLQFIMLTSFALDGFANAAEALTGRSVGRRAWDDFGDAVRAAGKLSLLVAGAAMALFALGGDWLVAQLTDLPEVRATASDFLPWMIAMPLLAVWSYLLDGVFIGATESRAMRNSVWLGLAVYLPTWWLTQGFGNHGLWFAFLVFTLVRSATLGACYVHYRRTRWCAVAGNPKSAESAEESVS
- a CDS encoding YfhL family 4Fe-4S dicluster ferredoxin — translated: MTAPERREESHMALMITDECINCDVCEPECPNDAISPGEEIYVIDPARCTECVGHFDEPQCQQVCPVDCIPLDPERPETREQLMEKYEIITAA
- the coaD gene encoding pantetheine-phosphate adenylyltransferase, which gives rise to MNTVVYPGTFDPITNGHRDLIQRAARIFDKVVIAVAASPRKQPALALAEREALAREVAADWPNVEVVGFDGLLTELLARLDARILLRGVRGATDFEYELQLANMNRAQSPDVETLFLTPEIQNSYLSSTLVREIARLGGDVSQHVSPCVVDALRRRFATDGA
- a CDS encoding beta-ketoacyl synthase N-terminal-like domain-containing protein gives rise to the protein MGGVNAAGRTSGHHAYRRTILEALPETAQTQTLVALAALMRLVTRSADGGWESAEGEALDASQIVARYREHILAHTLIRRIEDDAFGAAGIPGNRELAMTFAEPVRFTTSRRQLPQPLPAGWEVREIDRHTVEVAVPAGALQALLPERRQAAVRAAGQLPLGFAPDTFYRSVHHPRGLSMAIFGVSDCLGQSGLDWERVRGQLDPDAIAVYAGNSIGQLDDAGWGGMLKSFVTGSRTTSKQMPLGYGQMPADFLNAYVLGSVGATGAIQGACATFLYNLRLGVEDIRQGRRRMVMVGTSDAPVTPEIIEGFRAMSALADDQSLMALDALELLTDADYQRACRPFARNCGFTIAEASQFVLLMDDSLALETGAQILGAVPEVHVNADGWKRSISAPGIGNYITLGKSVALARSILGDDSVRQRTYLHAHGTSTPKNRTTESHIFDQVARANGIENWPVAAIKAFIGHSQGSAAGDQIASALGTFAHGYIPGIPTLDAVADDVFAERLRFFREPLAFEADASFINAKGFGGNNATGLLLSPAVTERLLVKRHGQRAVDAWRGRREQALAASEQYREAADSGRFEVIYRFGEGVLEGPELEVGAEAIHIPGYAQPVSLKADNPFGSLE
- a CDS encoding SAM-dependent methyltransferase, producing MQSSSRAIVSNQSGPHRDLARRVARARASVWQRPPAQHTRDAFERAAVWLAATGKPLLLDAGCGVGLSTRRLALTHPDHAVIGVDRSEQRLSRDHGELPANALLVRADLVDFWRLAQETGWRPARHYLLYPNPYPKSAQLKKRWHGHPVFPTLVALGGSLELRSNWAIYVEEFALAVETLCDRRGEWGAFNPGETFLTPFERKYAESGQTLWRYAVDLD